From a single Bacillus sp. NEB1478 genomic region:
- a CDS encoding class I SAM-dependent methyltransferase, translating into MNSLKQSFNYIASSYEKYRPNYPNEMFTDIMQYANLDRNDSLLEIGCGTGKATEGFLNMGYENITCIEYGENLAKLTKEKFLNYPDVHVIHSPFEGWESKDALYSLAFSGTAFHFIPAQIGYPKAASCLKEDGVIAFFWFEHVSSEEPVYQEISAIYKKHAPHLDDRDVPAVEEVIENRSLQTTESEHFHQLKVHTYKWEQLYKPEEYIGLLNTHSGHQVLPVEQKQALYDGIEEVIMKHGGQITKQHVVALYLARKK; encoded by the coding sequence ATGAATTCACTTAAACAATCGTTTAATTACATTGCTTCTTCATATGAAAAATACCGTCCAAATTATCCGAATGAAATGTTCACCGATATCATGCAGTATGCAAACCTCGATAGAAATGACTCTCTTCTGGAGATTGGCTGCGGAACAGGTAAAGCGACAGAAGGATTTTTAAACATGGGCTATGAAAATATTACCTGTATTGAATACGGTGAAAATTTAGCAAAACTCACTAAAGAAAAATTTTTAAACTATCCAGACGTTCATGTGATTCATTCTCCTTTTGAGGGATGGGAATCGAAGGATGCTCTTTATTCACTCGCATTTTCAGGAACTGCTTTTCATTTTATTCCAGCTCAAATTGGATATCCAAAAGCAGCTTCCTGTCTAAAAGAAGATGGTGTAATCGCCTTTTTTTGGTTTGAACATGTTTCTTCCGAAGAACCTGTTTATCAAGAAATAAGTGCTATATACAAAAAACACGCCCCTCATCTGGATGACAGAGATGTACCTGCTGTAGAAGAAGTCATTGAAAACCGGAGCCTCCAAACAACGGAGTCCGAGCACTTCCATCAATTAAAAGTCCATACATACAAATGGGAACAATTATATAAACCAGAAGAATATATAGGACTACTAAACACCCATTCTGGTCATCAAGTTTTGCCAGTGGAACAAAAACAAGCCTTATACGATGGAATTGAAGAGGTTATTATGAAACACGGTGGCCAAATCACAAAACAGCATGTTGTTGCCCTATACTTAGCCCGAAAAAAGTAA
- a CDS encoding MarR family winged helix-turn-helix transcriptional regulator, translating into MEEVRNLLHGINRKYNLLLKNYCKEVEGNISLVHCQILFELQHHNQPSMQQVADLIGADITTFSRQIQSLMKADLVKKSANPDDKRIYFLTLTEKGKQTAEKIDLLMKESLTDGFSHLSEFERSTVMHSLKLVTQQMRPPSPL; encoded by the coding sequence ATGGAAGAGGTCAGAAATCTTTTGCACGGAATCAATAGAAAATATAATCTCTTATTGAAAAATTATTGCAAGGAAGTTGAGGGGAATATATCTCTTGTTCATTGTCAGATTCTCTTTGAACTTCAACATCATAATCAGCCGTCCATGCAGCAGGTTGCTGATTTGATCGGGGCTGATATCACAACTTTCAGCAGACAGATACAATCCTTAATGAAAGCTGATCTCGTAAAAAAAAGTGCAAACCCGGATGACAAAAGGATCTATTTTTTAACATTAACCGAAAAAGGAAAACAAACAGCAGAGAAAATAGACCTCTTAATGAAAGAAAGCTTAACTGATGGTTTCTCACATTTGAGTGAATTTGAACGCAGCACGGTCATGCACTCTTTAAAACTCGTTACACAGCAAATGAGACCTCCGAGTCCTTTGTAG
- a CDS encoding XRE family transcriptional regulator, which produces MEKVEQKRSKLGRWLERHNRDTDWLIRASGIERKVAENLAKNPNKNPRMITIRKVLSAVKRVDPTIKLSDLWDIK; this is translated from the coding sequence ATGGAAAAAGTGGAGCAGAAACGCAGTAAACTTGGCAGATGGCTCGAACGACATAATAGAGATACAGACTGGCTAATCCGCGCCTCTGGAATTGAAAGAAAAGTTGCTGAAAATTTAGCGAAAAACCCGAATAAAAACCCGAGAATGATTACCATTCGGAAAGTATTATCTGCTGTTAAAAGAGTAGATCCAACAATAAAACTAAGTGACTTATGGGATATAAAATAA
- a CDS encoding fatty acid desaturase, producing MNEHSKYDIREWKKKLAPFERPRISASVWQLINSVGPFLVLWVLAYLSLNISFWLTLVCAVPAAGFLVRTFIIFHDCTHYSFFKSRKMNQIVGMFTGLFTFCSYEQWKNSHATHHATNGNLEKRGVGDVWTMTLQEYADASWLKRLQYRVYRNPIVLFLIGPLYIFLIEYRFNAKNASKKERIHVWITNVVLVSIVLAVGFTIGWKAFLLVELPIFYIATFSGVWLFYVQHQFEDGYFENNEKWNYVEAALKGSSFYKLPKVLQWFTGNIGFHHVHHLNSRVPNYHLEKAHKSDPRLQDVPTLTLLSSLKSLNFKLWCEQSKKFIGNRDIRNFIRKNKTA from the coding sequence ATGAACGAACATTCAAAGTATGATATTCGTGAGTGGAAGAAGAAATTAGCGCCATTTGAACGCCCGCGTATATCAGCAAGTGTATGGCAGTTGATTAATTCAGTTGGGCCGTTCCTAGTTTTATGGGTATTAGCCTATCTGAGTTTAAATATATCGTTTTGGTTAACATTAGTTTGTGCGGTTCCTGCTGCTGGCTTTTTAGTTCGTACATTCATCATTTTTCATGATTGTACACACTATTCGTTCTTTAAAAGCCGTAAAATGAATCAAATCGTTGGCATGTTTACGGGCTTATTTACGTTTTGTTCGTATGAACAGTGGAAAAACAGCCATGCGACACATCATGCAACAAACGGAAACTTGGAAAAGCGCGGTGTAGGTGATGTTTGGACGATGACATTGCAGGAATATGCAGATGCATCATGGCTAAAACGTTTGCAATATCGCGTTTATCGCAACCCAATCGTATTATTTTTAATTGGACCATTATATATCTTTTTGATCGAGTACCGTTTTAATGCGAAAAATGCTTCGAAAAAAGAAAGAATCCACGTTTGGATCACAAACGTTGTGTTAGTTTCAATTGTATTGGCAGTCGGATTTACGATTGGCTGGAAAGCATTCCTTTTAGTCGAACTGCCGATATTCTATATTGCCACATTCTCAGGCGTATGGCTTTTTTATGTACAGCATCAGTTTGAGGATGGTTACTTTGAGAATAACGAAAAGTGGAACTATGTTGAAGCAGCCTTGAAGGGAAGTTCTTTCTACAAGCTTCCAAAAGTACTGCAATGGTTCACAGGAAATATCGGATTTCATCACGTTCATCACCTGAATTCACGTGTTCCAAACTATCATCTTGAAAAAGCGCATAAAAGTGATCCAAGACTTCAAGATGTACCAACATTGACGTTATTATCAAGTTTAAAATCACTGAATTTTAAATTATGGTGTGAGCAGTCTAAGAAATTTATTGGTAACAGAGATATCCGAAACTTTATAAGAAAAAATAAAACCGCATAA
- a CDS encoding S8 family serine peptidase, protein MSKKRRNFRWLSVFLTFLMIVPMMFPSQANAVSKDKPSTSARKALVDGGKSKISSKLNEQFSKKDKVTFLIKFQDQVDTAKVAKAAVKEAKTQKLTGKQTRLMKRSTVVSSLRAIALETQDHVKKYLEKQEKAGKAEKVQSFYVVNGMAVTATKEVMEQIAAFPEVEKVLPNETRQLIQPVSSVKIPEKKSSLQVEPKSETSSIEWNIDRVGAPAVWNMGIDGSGTVIASIDTGVQWNHPALKTKYRGYNPQNPDAPDNQYNWFDAVGGQAAPYDDLGHGSHTTGTMVGSEPNGANQIGVAPGAKWIAVKAFSANGGTDVDLLEAGEWILAPKDAQGNPHPEKAPDVVNNSWGGGPGLDEWYREMVAAWRAADIFPEFSAGNTTIFNPGGPGSVATPANYPESFATGATDINDHLASFSLQGPSPYDETKPEISAPGVNIRSSVPGSDYEGGWNGTSMAGPHVTAIAAMLRQVDANLSVEEMEEILMSTATPLTDATFPESPNNGYGHGLVNAFTAVSSVITGLGRIEGTVTKHGEDNVAPSITHEGPSQSYKGMPINLEAQASDDISVTSVVLSYLNEDGSWTDIAAERTSGDYKSGTYTAVLPGSALNGDQIVYKWKATDYGGNETSTDNYTVSLLPGISVGYEEDFEGDATGWSSYGANNSWEKGMPTSGPGAANSGTNVYATNLDGNYDNKANMTLVMPPVDLPEGDSYLQFKQWHDLERNYDYGHVFVSTDMENWTQKLRVNSTSGGWIDGEVNLSEYAGQRVYIAFNVTTDGSVVKAGWYLDDVKLQSQPLSTAQKAKVTAAPAVEKLASAEAKPKVDPAKILPVEPILKKDSVKDNAAPMVLPIQAEVSVLETGRSVYTNPQDGSYGMTHAAGTFTVMAEAYGYRSASQTVNIESDGVAAANFTLEEIPKGTVSGSVTNQVTGEPVAGATVMLMEDAAVAPVETAADGSYEMTAYEGDYTLKIVAPSYYSQEVSVTVNGGDNTEQDIALKPFIGYPGEIGYDDGTAENARAFYDAGNGWAVKMSLASGNERAMVTGGLFRFWDTEWPIPGGTDFQVAVYDASGPDGTPGKKLAGPFNETALRNGEWTHIDLSEHGIMVEGDFYMVYIQSQPNPNTPGLGTDEDGEWSGRSYQLVGGAWSPSPEDEGNYMIRATVNYEVTAPVITSPADGSFTNDENVTVSGTAAPTTTVKIFNNGEEVASAATTDEGTFSADLTLNDGANRLTAKAVTESGSTDESAPVTVTLDQAKPRVTITSPTDGMKTNRESVTVKGNVNEANLDWVKVNGQKAKVDADGNYSHRMLLDEGENVIKVVAQDKAGNRHSKSVKVYAKFEAPVVQNLKPDTDKQLKSGESVKIEFDSEPGLDAVFVIHMPLTNASITANATELPMRETSEGHYEGYYTATSNVKAPGAVVEVIASDDYGNETHETAAGKLYINAKK, encoded by the coding sequence GTGAGTAAAAAACGGAGAAATTTTAGATGGTTATCCGTATTTTTAACTTTTTTAATGATCGTACCAATGATGTTCCCGTCTCAAGCAAATGCCGTATCAAAAGACAAACCTTCCACATCGGCACGAAAGGCACTAGTCGATGGAGGGAAAAGTAAGATCTCCTCAAAACTCAATGAACAATTTAGTAAGAAGGACAAAGTTACTTTCCTCATAAAGTTTCAAGATCAAGTAGATACAGCAAAGGTAGCAAAGGCTGCCGTAAAAGAAGCTAAAACACAAAAGTTAACTGGAAAACAAACAAGGTTAATGAAACGTTCCACAGTTGTTTCCTCACTTCGCGCAATAGCGCTCGAAACTCAAGATCATGTGAAAAAATATTTAGAGAAGCAAGAGAAGGCAGGAAAAGCGGAAAAAGTCCAATCTTTCTATGTTGTTAACGGCATGGCTGTAACGGCTACGAAAGAAGTTATGGAACAAATTGCTGCTTTCCCTGAAGTTGAAAAAGTCCTTCCAAATGAAACAAGACAGCTAATTCAACCTGTAAGCTCAGTTAAAATCCCAGAAAAAAAATCTTCTTTACAAGTTGAACCGAAAAGCGAAACATCATCCATAGAATGGAATATTGATCGTGTAGGAGCGCCTGCTGTATGGAATATGGGCATTGACGGTTCTGGTACTGTTATTGCTTCGATCGATACAGGTGTTCAATGGAATCACCCGGCTTTAAAAACAAAATATAGAGGGTATAATCCTCAAAACCCAGATGCTCCTGATAATCAGTACAACTGGTTTGATGCAGTTGGCGGACAAGCAGCTCCGTATGATGATTTAGGACATGGATCACATACTACCGGAACGATGGTAGGGTCTGAACCTAACGGAGCAAACCAGATTGGCGTTGCACCTGGTGCAAAATGGATTGCTGTAAAAGCATTCTCTGCAAATGGTGGAACAGATGTTGATCTGCTTGAAGCGGGAGAATGGATTTTAGCACCAAAAGATGCTCAAGGAAATCCCCATCCGGAAAAAGCGCCAGACGTCGTGAATAACTCATGGGGCGGCGGACCAGGACTCGATGAGTGGTACAGAGAGATGGTAGCAGCATGGCGTGCGGCTGACATCTTCCCAGAGTTTTCGGCAGGAAATACAACCATTTTTAATCCAGGAGGACCGGGTTCTGTTGCTACCCCTGCAAACTATCCTGAATCATTTGCAACAGGTGCAACTGATATAAACGATCATCTGGCGAGTTTCTCACTGCAAGGTCCATCACCATATGATGAGACAAAACCTGAAATTTCCGCACCTGGGGTAAACATTCGTTCATCTGTACCTGGAAGCGATTATGAAGGCGGATGGAACGGAACGTCGATGGCAGGTCCTCACGTAACCGCGATCGCTGCTATGCTTCGTCAGGTAGATGCAAATTTATCAGTTGAAGAGATGGAAGAAATCTTGATGTCTACAGCTACACCGCTAACAGATGCCACATTCCCTGAGTCGCCTAATAATGGGTATGGACACGGACTGGTAAATGCTTTTACTGCCGTCTCTTCTGTTATTACCGGTTTAGGTAGAATTGAAGGAACGGTTACGAAACATGGTGAAGATAATGTTGCGCCTTCTATCACCCATGAAGGGCCATCACAATCATATAAAGGAATGCCTATTAATCTAGAAGCTCAGGCTTCAGATGATATCAGCGTAACTTCTGTAGTATTAAGCTACCTAAATGAAGATGGAAGCTGGACAGACATTGCTGCTGAAAGAACGAGCGGAGACTACAAATCTGGTACTTATACTGCAGTATTGCCAGGTTCTGCTCTCAACGGCGATCAAATCGTTTACAAATGGAAAGCAACGGATTATGGCGGTAATGAAACGTCAACGGATAACTATACTGTATCGCTGCTGCCGGGTATCTCTGTAGGATATGAAGAGGATTTTGAAGGAGATGCAACAGGATGGTCCTCTTACGGAGCAAACAACAGCTGGGAAAAGGGAATGCCAACAAGTGGACCAGGGGCAGCAAACTCTGGTACGAATGTTTATGCGACAAATCTGGATGGAAATTACGATAATAAAGCAAACATGACACTTGTTATGCCTCCAGTTGACCTTCCGGAAGGAGACAGCTACTTACAGTTCAAGCAGTGGCATGACTTGGAGCGCAACTACGATTACGGACATGTTTTTGTATCAACAGATATGGAAAACTGGACACAAAAACTTCGTGTTAACTCCACATCTGGCGGGTGGATTGATGGAGAAGTAAACTTAAGCGAATACGCAGGACAACGTGTATATATCGCATTTAACGTGACAACAGATGGTTCTGTTGTAAAAGCAGGATGGTATTTAGATGATGTAAAACTGCAAAGTCAGCCATTATCAACTGCACAAAAAGCGAAAGTAACAGCAGCACCGGCTGTTGAAAAATTAGCTTCTGCTGAGGCGAAACCGAAAGTGGATCCAGCCAAGATTTTACCGGTAGAGCCGATTTTGAAAAAGGATTCTGTTAAAGATAACGCAGCACCGATGGTATTACCGATTCAAGCTGAAGTGAGTGTACTTGAGACAGGCAGATCCGTTTACACAAATCCGCAAGACGGATCGTACGGTATGACACATGCTGCGGGAACTTTTACGGTGATGGCTGAAGCTTACGGTTATCGTTCAGCTTCCCAAACTGTAAATATTGAAAGCGATGGTGTTGCAGCAGCTAACTTTACACTTGAGGAAATTCCTAAAGGTACAGTTTCCGGTTCGGTTACAAATCAAGTAACCGGAGAACCAGTAGCAGGGGCAACGGTTATGCTTATGGAAGATGCAGCGGTGGCACCTGTCGAAACTGCAGCAGATGGTTCATATGAAATGACTGCTTACGAAGGAGATTACACTTTAAAAATTGTTGCGCCATCCTACTATAGCCAAGAAGTTTCGGTTACGGTCAATGGCGGAGATAATACTGAGCAAGACATAGCATTGAAACCATTTATCGGATACCCCGGAGAAATCGGCTATGATGATGGTACAGCTGAAAATGCACGTGCATTCTATGATGCAGGTAATGGCTGGGCAGTGAAAATGTCACTTGCTTCCGGAAATGAAAGAGCAATGGTAACAGGCGGATTATTCCGATTCTGGGATACTGAATGGCCAATTCCAGGCGGAACAGATTTCCAAGTAGCGGTGTATGACGCTAGCGGCCCAGATGGAACACCAGGTAAAAAGTTAGCAGGACCTTTTAATGAAACAGCACTTCGAAATGGTGAATGGACACATATCGACTTAAGTGAACATGGCATCATGGTAGAGGGAGACTTCTATATGGTGTACATCCAATCACAGCCAAATCCAAACACTCCGGGTCTTGGGACAGATGAAGATGGCGAGTGGTCAGGAAGAAGTTATCAGTTAGTAGGCGGGGCATGGTCGCCATCACCTGAGGATGAAGGAAACTATATGATCCGCGCAACGGTGAACTACGAAGTAACGGCGCCAGTAATTACTTCACCTGCCGATGGATCATTTACAAATGATGAGAACGTAACTGTATCAGGAACAGCAGCACCAACTACAACTGTTAAAATTTTTAACAATGGTGAAGAAGTAGCAAGTGCTGCAACAACGGATGAAGGTACATTCTCAGCTGATCTTACCCTAAATGATGGAGCTAACCGATTAACAGCAAAAGCGGTAACAGAGTCTGGATCAACGGATGAATCTGCACCAGTAACGGTGACACTTGACCAGGCAAAACCAAGAGTAACGATTACTTCGCCGACTGATGGCATGAAGACGAATCGTGAATCTGTAACTGTAAAAGGCAACGTTAATGAAGCAAATCTGGATTGGGTAAAAGTGAACGGACAAAAAGCGAAGGTAGATGCGGATGGCAACTATAGTCATCGTATGCTGCTAGATGAAGGAGAAAACGTGATTAAAGTTGTAGCTCAGGACAAGGCAGGAAACCGCCACTCTAAATCAGTGAAGGTTTATGCGAAGTTCGAAGCTCCAGTTGTCCAAAACTTGAAACCTGATACAGATAAACAACTGAAAAGCGGTGAATCCGTGAAAATTGAATTTGACAGTGAGCCAGGGTTAGATGCGGTATTTGTAATCCACATGCCACTGACAAATGCGAGTATAACGGCAAACGCTACGGAGCTTCCGATGCGAGAAACGTCTGAAGGGCATTATGAAGGTTACTACACAGCAACATCCAACGTAAAAGCACCAGGAGCTGTTGTAGAAGTTATCGCTTCAGATGACTATGGCAATGAAACACACGAAACAGCAGCAGGAAAATTGTACATTAACGCTAAGAAATAA
- a CDS encoding flavin reductase family protein yields MKSIDPNTLSLKENYKFLTGSIIPRPIAFVSTLSEEGVLNAAPFSYFNALTADPPLIAISIGRKDGVQKDTSRNAAAKGEFVVHIPDESYIEAVNKTAANLPPDESEVDLAKLTPVDSIKVKIPGIAEANIRMECVVEQIIPLGGTPEKPATDLLIGKVVHYHISDDLYKDGKIHAGKLRPVGRLAGTNYTKLGELFSLDRPE; encoded by the coding sequence TTGAAATCAATTGACCCGAATACGCTTTCCTTAAAAGAAAATTATAAGTTTCTAACCGGCAGTATTATTCCAAGACCGATTGCTTTTGTAAGTACTTTATCAGAAGAAGGGGTCCTTAATGCTGCACCTTTTAGCTATTTTAACGCGCTGACAGCTGATCCGCCTCTTATCGCCATATCGATTGGCAGGAAAGATGGCGTGCAAAAAGATACATCGCGAAACGCAGCAGCAAAAGGGGAGTTTGTTGTTCATATTCCAGATGAATCGTATATTGAGGCGGTAAACAAAACGGCGGCAAATCTCCCGCCAGATGAAAGTGAAGTGGATCTTGCTAAATTAACTCCAGTTGATTCTATTAAAGTAAAGATCCCTGGAATTGCTGAGGCAAATATAAGAATGGAATGCGTGGTAGAGCAGATTATTCCGTTAGGAGGAACACCGGAAAAGCCTGCAACAGACCTCCTGATCGGGAAAGTTGTACACTATCATATCTCAGATGATCTTTATAAAGATGGGAAAATCCATGCTGGAAAATTACGTCCTGTAGGTAGACTTGCAGGTACAAATTATACAAAGCTCGGCGAATTATTTTCACTGGATCGACCTGAATAA
- a CDS encoding alpha/beta hydrolase — translation MKHLFKKGTDESKPVLLLLHGTGGNEEDLLTLAEMISPESSVISVRGNVSENGMPRFFRRLSEGVFDEEDLIFRTKELNDFVNESAKKYDFDRSNVVAVGYSNGANIAGSLIFHYENALKGAILHHPMVPIRGIELPDLSNLPIFIGAGKNDPICPPEETEELDKMLTEAGAAVHVKWEMMGHQLSRSEVEDAADWFSKNFN, via the coding sequence TTGAAACATTTGTTTAAAAAAGGAACTGACGAATCGAAGCCGGTTTTATTGTTATTGCATGGAACTGGAGGTAACGAAGAAGATCTGCTAACTCTTGCAGAAATGATTTCACCCGAGTCTTCGGTTATAAGTGTTCGCGGAAATGTTTCTGAAAACGGGATGCCTCGGTTTTTCCGCCGTTTATCAGAAGGAGTTTTTGATGAAGAAGATCTTATTTTCCGAACGAAAGAACTGAATGACTTTGTAAACGAGTCTGCCAAGAAATACGATTTTGACCGGAGCAATGTTGTAGCTGTCGGATACTCGAACGGAGCAAACATCGCAGGCAGTTTAATTTTTCATTATGAAAATGCTTTAAAAGGAGCCATTCTCCATCATCCGATGGTACCGATAAGAGGAATCGAATTACCTGATCTCTCGAATTTGCCCATCTTTATTGGCGCGGGAAAAAATGATCCTATCTGTCCTCCCGAAGAAACGGAAGAACTTGATAAAATGTTAACTGAAGCGGGAGCGGCTGTACATGTGAAATGGGAGATGATGGGGCATCAGTTATCAAGATCAGAAGTGGAAGATGCAGCAGATTGGTTCAGCAAAAACTTTAATTAA
- a CDS encoding ring-cleaving dioxygenase encodes MKTAGIHHITAIVGNPQENVDFYAGVLGLRLVKKTVNFDDPGTYHLYFGNETGKPGTIMTFFPWPDAYRGRVGSGQVGTTTFVVPEGALPFWEERLVQFKVEYKKTTRFQEESLQFIDPHGLHLELVARREAEKSEWSFGGVKQEYAIKGFGGAILLSAAPQQTAAVLTDVMGLEDLGQDGDYIRFKANGDLGNIIDIKLSPEPRGISGVGTVHHIAWRAKDYDEHKEWQEYVSSNELHVTDIIDRQYFNAIYFREEGHILFEIATDPPGFTRDETEEELGRKLLLPPWLEEHREQIENHLLPAEARILEEDN; translated from the coding sequence ATGAAAACCGCAGGAATTCACCATATCACTGCTATTGTAGGAAATCCTCAAGAGAACGTGGACTTCTATGCAGGAGTGCTCGGTCTTAGACTTGTAAAGAAAACCGTTAACTTTGATGATCCAGGAACATATCATTTATATTTTGGAAACGAAACAGGTAAGCCCGGAACAATCATGACATTTTTTCCTTGGCCGGATGCTTATCGAGGCAGAGTCGGTTCAGGTCAAGTAGGAACGACAACATTTGTCGTGCCAGAAGGAGCACTTCCATTTTGGGAAGAGAGACTTGTTCAGTTTAAAGTAGAATATAAAAAAACAACTCGATTTCAAGAAGAGTCTCTCCAATTCATAGATCCTCATGGCTTGCATTTAGAACTTGTAGCAAGACGCGAAGCTGAAAAGAGCGAATGGAGCTTTGGCGGTGTTAAACAAGAATATGCAATAAAAGGCTTCGGCGGGGCAATCTTACTTTCTGCAGCTCCTCAGCAAACAGCAGCAGTTTTAACTGATGTAATGGGGCTTGAAGATCTCGGCCAGGATGGAGACTATATCCGCTTTAAAGCAAATGGAGATTTAGGGAACATTATTGATATCAAATTATCTCCAGAACCAAGAGGAATTAGCGGAGTAGGGACAGTTCACCATATCGCATGGAGAGCAAAAGACTATGATGAGCATAAAGAGTGGCAGGAGTATGTGAGTTCAAACGAATTGCATGTAACTGACATCATTGACCGTCAATATTTTAACGCGATCTATTTCCGGGAAGAGGGACACATCTTATTTGAAATAGCAACTGATCCGCCAGGTTTTACACGTGATGAAACAGAAGAAGAATTGGGCCGGAAATTACTTCTTCCGCCTTGGCTCGAAGAGCATCGTGAACAAATCGAAAATCACTTATTGCCAGCAGAAGCCAGAATTTTAGAGGAGGACAACTAA